Part of the bacterium genome, TTTGTAAAGAGAATGGCGCGACTTTGTTGATGGCGACCCATCATACCGGTTTCGCGAAGCGTTGCGAACGTACCATTGTATTGGGGAATGGAAAAATCGTCTCTGATCGAGTAAACAGCTTAGAGACACCCGAAGAATCGCTCGAATCAGACATAAAAAAGAGTAGGATCGACATCAGTGTCCATCGATAAAAAATGTCCAGTTTGCGGAATCACTTTAACGGAACTTCGAGTGCGGCATCAGGCAGGCTGTGCTGAATGTTACTCGTATTTCCACAATGAGATTCGTACTCTGATAAACGAAATTCAATCGATTTCTCAGGAGAACGATTCTCCGATGCCGATAATTCCGATGGAAGAACATCCGATGTCGTCACCAACGCAGTTGAACGATTTACAGAAGCAACTCAACAAAGCAGTCGAACAAGAGAATTACGAATTAGCTGCAAAACTACGCGACTTGATCAACGAGTTAAATCAGACGGTACAACCCAAATGAGTCTTCCGCACGGCATTGTCGATTCCGAACAAGCTCCACACCGT contains:
- a CDS encoding UvrB/UvrC motif-containing protein; protein product: MSIDKKCPVCGITLTELRVRHQAGCAECYSYFHNEIRTLINEIQSISQENDSPMPIIPMEEHPMSSPTQLNDLQKQLNKAVEQENYELAAKLRDLINELNQTVQPK